One region of Bdellovibrio bacteriovorus genomic DNA includes:
- a CDS encoding MlaE family ABC transporter permease, producing the protein MISLIAETMTGVFSPPFRRKEFFQQLYFVANKSLIIILFCVSFAAIVTILESSFHMKLVIQNDSMVPGFAALLILRELGAILTALLLTSRVGAGYASEVGTMQITEQVDAFKMLGIDPVNYLVVPRFLACVLGCMMLTIIANMTCIFSAIIVSQHYLGYTPSMFLTSMDRFVQFQDMVFAAIKGACFGGVIPIVACYFGFRCQQGAEGVGRATTNTVVVASIAIIVIDFILSYTFSYLY; encoded by the coding sequence ATGATTTCTTTAATCGCCGAAACAATGACGGGAGTGTTCAGTCCTCCATTCCGCAGAAAAGAGTTCTTTCAGCAGCTTTATTTCGTAGCGAACAAAAGTTTGATCATCATTCTTTTCTGCGTTTCATTTGCCGCTATTGTGACGATCTTAGAATCGTCATTCCATATGAAGCTGGTTATCCAAAACGACTCGATGGTTCCGGGGTTTGCGGCTTTGCTCATTCTGCGAGAACTTGGCGCCATTCTTACCGCACTTCTTCTGACCTCTCGCGTGGGAGCAGGTTACGCCTCCGAAGTGGGGACGATGCAAATCACAGAGCAAGTCGATGCATTTAAAATGCTCGGTATTGATCCGGTAAATTACCTTGTAGTTCCAAGATTTCTGGCCTGTGTTTTGGGATGCATGATGTTGACGATCATCGCGAATATGACCTGTATTTTCTCTGCCATTATCGTCAGCCAACATTACTTAGGCTACACACCATCGATGTTTCTCACGTCGATGGATCGTTTTGTGCAATTTCAAGATATGGTTTTTGCCGCGATCAAAGGTGCTTGTTTCGGAGGAGTCATTCCCATCGTTGCTTGCTACTTTGGTTTTCGATGTCAACAAGGCGCCGAAGGTGTCGGCAGAGCAACGACGAACACCGTGGTCGTGGCTTCGATTGCAATTATTGTGATTGATTTTATTTTGTCCTATACTTTTAGTTATCTTTATTAG
- a CDS encoding ABC transporter ATP-binding protein, protein MSMIRLQDIKVAFENHVVLKSVSLDIAAGECFVIVGPSGQGKTTLLKTMSGLVTPQNGKVFIEHKDWLTLSNKEKLPLLKRMGILFQKNALFDSLTCVENICFPLRETTKLTDWEITKKAEYFLDAVGIPHARDLYPDEISGGMQKRLGIARALALDPEIIFYDDPTAGLDPITSKKIIELILKLKKEKNSTVVAITNDMNRAYQMADRIGVVVDQELLITGNPEETQKHSDPRVHQFVRGLLDGPLTAMT, encoded by the coding sequence ATGAGTATGATCCGCCTGCAAGACATCAAGGTCGCGTTCGAAAATCACGTGGTGCTAAAAAGTGTCAGTCTGGATATTGCAGCCGGTGAATGCTTCGTTATTGTGGGCCCCAGCGGGCAGGGGAAAACCACGTTATTAAAAACCATGTCAGGGCTTGTAACCCCTCAGAATGGCAAAGTTTTTATTGAACACAAGGACTGGTTAACGCTAAGCAATAAGGAGAAGCTTCCGCTGCTGAAGCGCATGGGAATTTTGTTTCAAAAGAACGCTCTTTTTGATTCCTTAACTTGCGTGGAAAACATCTGCTTTCCTTTGCGCGAAACAACGAAACTCACGGATTGGGAAATTACAAAGAAAGCAGAGTATTTCTTGGATGCGGTGGGGATTCCGCATGCACGTGATTTGTACCCCGACGAGATCAGTGGCGGGATGCAAAAACGCCTCGGAATTGCTAGAGCGCTCGCTCTAGACCCTGAGATCATTTTCTATGACGACCCAACCGCGGGCTTAGATCCCATCACTTCCAAAAAAATCATCGAACTGATTCTGAAATTAAAAAAAGAAAAAAACTCGACGGTTGTTGCGATCACAAACGACATGAACCGTGCCTATCAAATGGCGGATAGAATTGGCGTGGTGGTGGACCAGGAGCTTCTTATCACTGGAAATCCTGAAGAAACACAAAAGCATTCTGATCCCCGTGTTCATCAGTTTGTCAGAGGCTTGCTGGACGGGCCTTTGACTGCGATGACCTGA
- a CDS encoding PLP-dependent cysteine synthase family protein, with protein sequence MSQIYNSILDTVGDTPIVALHNVTKGSKHKFFAKVEYFNPGGSIKDRVAVAMIEEAEKRGDLKPGGTIVEATSGNTGVGLALAAAVKGYKCIFVMPEKMSEEKRALLRAYGAQVVITPMVEPEDPLSHYSVSKKIAEQTPGAFLANQFFNPDNPTRHYRTTGPEIWEQMDGKIDMLVGGAGTGGTLSGCAKFLKEKKSDVKVICADPIGSILYDLFYHKKIVDPPGSYKVEGIGEDMLPGNVHLDIYDGFIRVSDPEAFDMTRRLVSEEGLLVGPSSATALVGALKASEKLEKPSNIVVIFPDSGRQYLSKAFNDKWMIENGFLKEADVKTAFNRVISAEEALKNLKK encoded by the coding sequence ATGTCACAAATCTATAATTCGATTTTGGATACTGTCGGCGACACGCCGATAGTGGCTCTTCACAACGTCACAAAGGGTTCAAAGCATAAATTCTTTGCTAAAGTAGAATATTTTAACCCGGGTGGCAGTATTAAGGACCGCGTGGCCGTTGCCATGATCGAAGAGGCTGAAAAGCGCGGCGATTTAAAGCCTGGTGGCACTATTGTCGAAGCAACTTCCGGAAACACGGGCGTAGGCTTGGCTTTGGCGGCCGCGGTTAAAGGTTATAAATGTATTTTCGTGATGCCTGAAAAGATGAGCGAAGAAAAGCGTGCTTTATTGCGTGCTTATGGAGCTCAAGTCGTTATCACTCCGATGGTGGAACCGGAAGATCCACTCAGTCATTATTCTGTCTCAAAAAAGATCGCGGAGCAGACTCCGGGCGCATTTTTAGCGAATCAATTCTTTAATCCGGACAATCCTACTCGTCACTATAGAACGACGGGTCCAGAAATCTGGGAACAGATGGATGGAAAGATTGATATGCTGGTAGGCGGAGCTGGTACCGGCGGGACTCTTTCAGGTTGCGCGAAATTTCTTAAAGAGAAGAAATCTGACGTAAAGGTGATCTGCGCCGATCCGATCGGAAGTATTCTTTACGATCTTTTTTATCATAAAAAGATTGTGGATCCTCCAGGTTCTTACAAAGTGGAAGGTATCGGTGAAGATATGCTTCCAGGAAACGTTCACTTGGATATTTACGATGGTTTTATTCGTGTCAGCGACCCCGAAGCTTTTGATATGACACGTCGTTTGGTGTCGGAAGAAGGCTTGTTGGTTGGACCATCCAGCGCAACAGCTCTTGTGGGCGCATTGAAAGCTTCTGAAAAGCTAGAAAAGCCTTCAAACATCGTCGTGATCTTCCCGGATAGCGGTCGCCAATATCTGAGCAAAGCCTTCAACGACAAATGGATGATTGAAAACGGTTTCCTTAAAGAAGCTGATGTGAAAACTGCATTTAATCGCGTGATCAGTGCTGAAGAGGCATTGAAGAATCTAAAAAAATA
- a CDS encoding MlaE family ABC transporter permease → MTLFISILDEVGGALLFLQKILRSLFYKKIKIHEVFEQIWKVTADSFFTTAMAGFFVGAIMTVQFALQMKEFGALGYLGGLATSGTFREVGPLLIAFMLSGKVGAFTSAELGTMRVTEQIDAVRCLGADPMQEIIAPRFLGIIISSFFLLGGGLIMSVFGGMLMGYAFAGVNFEEYLRHVPMIVSPVSILSGVIKCGAFALVLATICTFKGFTTTGGAKGVGRAVVATSVSTMICIVVVDWMTSFLGEVILQMIRGYRS, encoded by the coding sequence ATGACCCTCTTCATATCAATTTTAGATGAGGTGGGGGGAGCCCTGCTTTTTCTACAGAAAATTCTAAGATCTCTTTTTTATAAAAAAATTAAAATCCACGAAGTTTTCGAACAGATTTGGAAGGTTACGGCTGACAGTTTTTTCACGACAGCGATGGCCGGCTTTTTTGTTGGCGCCATTATGACAGTGCAGTTTGCTCTGCAAATGAAAGAATTCGGTGCCTTAGGATATTTGGGAGGCCTTGCCACCAGTGGTACCTTCCGTGAAGTGGGACCTTTACTCATCGCTTTCATGTTGAGTGGAAAAGTCGGCGCTTTCACATCAGCGGAATTAGGAACCATGCGGGTGACAGAACAAATTGATGCCGTTCGCTGTTTGGGCGCGGATCCCATGCAAGAGATTATCGCGCCACGGTTTTTAGGTATCATCATCTCTAGTTTCTTCTTACTGGGTGGCGGACTTATCATGTCCGTGTTCGGTGGAATGTTGATGGGGTACGCGTTTGCGGGGGTGAACTTTGAAGAATACCTTCGCCATGTTCCCATGATTGTCAGTCCGGTCTCTATTTTAAGTGGCGTAATTAAATGCGGAGCTTTCGCGCTTGTTTTAGCAACCATCTGTACTTTCAAGGGTTTCACTACGACGGGCGGAGCCAAGGGTGTCGGGCGCGCGGTGGTTGCGACATCCGTGAGCACTATGATTTGCATCGTTGTTGTGGACTGGATGACAAGCTTTTTAGGCGAAGTGATCTTACAAATGATTCGAGGCTACCGCTCATGA
- the mdh gene encoding malate dehydrogenase: MAHKRNKIAVIGAGFVGSTTAHWAAQKELGDVVILDINEGAAIGKALDLAQAGPIEMFDTKIKGTNKYEDIADSDVVIITAGMPRKPGMSRDELVGINAKIVKDVCEGVKKYAPNSFVIVVCNPMDVMAVYAKQILGFPRERVIGMGGCLDSARFREFIAEELNVSVKDVNGIVIGNHGDAMMPLVRHASVSGIPLTELLPADKIAAIVARTKQAGAEIGGHLKTGSAYYAPSRGAIEMAEAILKDQKRVLPVAVELTGEFGVNEGLMVGVLATIGGKGIEKVHKFEMNPAEQEEFKKSVDAVRTLVSALKNVQ, encoded by the coding sequence ATGGCTCACAAAAGAAATAAAATTGCCGTTATCGGCGCGGGTTTCGTTGGTTCAACTACTGCTCACTGGGCAGCACAAAAAGAACTTGGCGATGTTGTTATCTTGGACATCAATGAAGGTGCAGCCATCGGTAAAGCTTTGGATCTAGCTCAAGCAGGTCCTATCGAAATGTTCGATACTAAAATCAAAGGCACGAACAAATACGAAGATATCGCAGACTCTGACGTTGTTATCATCACTGCAGGTATGCCACGTAAACCAGGCATGAGCCGCGATGAGCTTGTTGGTATCAACGCGAAAATCGTAAAAGACGTTTGTGAAGGTGTTAAAAAATACGCTCCGAATTCTTTCGTGATCGTAGTTTGTAATCCAATGGACGTTATGGCCGTTTACGCAAAACAAATCTTGGGCTTCCCTCGTGAGCGCGTTATCGGAATGGGCGGTTGCTTAGATTCAGCTCGCTTCCGTGAATTCATCGCTGAAGAGTTGAATGTGTCTGTAAAAGACGTGAACGGTATTGTTATCGGTAACCACGGCGATGCGATGATGCCTCTAGTTCGTCACGCTTCAGTTTCTGGTATTCCTCTTACAGAGCTTCTCCCTGCTGACAAAATCGCAGCTATCGTAGCTCGTACAAAACAAGCCGGCGCTGAAATCGGTGGCCACTTGAAAACAGGTTCTGCATACTACGCTCCTTCACGTGGCGCGATCGAAATGGCTGAAGCTATCTTGAAAGACCAAAAACGCGTTCTTCCAGTTGCTGTTGAGTTGACTGGTGAGTTCGGTGTTAACGAAGGTTTGATGGTCGGTGTTCTTGCTACTATCGGTGGCAAAGGTATCGAAAAAGTTCACAAGTTCGAAATGAACCCTGCTGAACAAGAAGAATTCAAAAAGTCAGTAGATGCAGTTCGCACACTAGTTTCTGCTCTTAAAAACGTTCAATAA
- a CDS encoding DUF2784 domain-containing protein, with translation MNQEYSADIVLYCHFLYVLGVLIPIPLIMIGGWLDWKWVRNLWLRRLHLAMIGIVVIESVFGIACPLTIWEEHLRQGTGSEVTYPSGFIAEWISKILFQDFEPWVFIVMYLVGAAVIAGLYLKVPPQKPQY, from the coding sequence ATGAATCAAGAATACAGTGCCGACATCGTTCTTTATTGCCATTTCCTCTATGTTTTAGGTGTTCTTATTCCTATTCCGTTGATCATGATAGGCGGTTGGTTGGACTGGAAATGGGTCAGAAATCTTTGGTTGCGCCGCCTTCATCTGGCAATGATAGGAATTGTCGTCATCGAATCTGTATTTGGAATCGCGTGCCCGCTGACTATATGGGAAGAACATTTACGACAGGGAACGGGAAGTGAAGTGACTTATCCTTCAGGCTTTATCGCCGAATGGATTTCAAAAATACTGTTTCAAGATTTCGAACCATGGGTGTTCATAGTTATGTACTTAGTAGGAGCCGCGGTGATAGCTGGACTTTATTTAAAAGTTCCTCCGCAGAAGCCGCAATACTAA
- a CDS encoding ABC transporter ATP-binding protein gives MIEFKNLVKRFGTRTVLNGLSLKIREGEIIFILGTSGTGKSVLLKNLVGLLTPDEGEIWIDDQEVSKFTEEQYLPIRKKCGMVFQHPALFDSLTVFENVAFGLRRHYNFDEATIKEKVTKALRLVNLQGIEQKTPAQISYGMQKRVSLARTVALEPRILLFDEPTTGLDPVTTTAVNQLILDLSRTLKTTSLVVSHDMNCALSIADRIVVLDKGQIVAQGTPDELKKSEIPLVKDFLSEVLSA, from the coding sequence GTGATCGAATTTAAGAACCTCGTAAAGAGATTTGGAACAAGAACGGTGCTCAACGGATTAAGTCTGAAAATCCGCGAGGGCGAGATCATCTTCATTCTGGGGACATCCGGGACAGGAAAATCGGTTCTATTGAAAAATCTCGTAGGTCTTTTAACTCCCGACGAAGGTGAAATCTGGATCGACGATCAAGAAGTTTCTAAATTTACTGAGGAACAATATCTGCCGATCCGCAAAAAATGCGGAATGGTTTTTCAGCATCCCGCTCTTTTCGACTCTCTGACTGTTTTTGAAAACGTGGCCTTTGGCCTTCGTCGTCACTATAACTTCGACGAAGCGACGATCAAAGAAAAAGTAACCAAAGCTTTACGCCTGGTCAATTTGCAGGGGATTGAGCAAAAAACTCCGGCACAAATTTCTTATGGAATGCAAAAGCGCGTAAGCCTGGCTCGCACGGTGGCACTAGAGCCGCGGATTCTTCTTTTTGATGAACCGACAACGGGACTTGATCCGGTGACAACAACTGCCGTGAATCAACTTATTTTAGACCTTTCTAGAACTTTGAAGACGACATCTTTGGTGGTCAGTCACGATATGAATTGTGCGCTTTCCATTGCCGATAGAATTGTCGTTTTAGATAAAGGACAGATCGTTGCACAAGGTACTCCGGATGAATTAAAAAAATCCGAAATCCCTCTGGTGAAAGACTTTCTGTCAGAGGTCTTAAGCGCATGA
- a CDS encoding MlaD family protein has protein sequence MKVETKVGLLALVSVALIVVFAYFMGFISPFSNSKELNVMYNYAGGIEEGSPVRVMGIKVGKVKSINFDPSFKMANGEEVKLRLTITVDKKAWTSVRKDSKFFINLAGVIGEKFLEISPGSGEAAEFSSGDYVRGEDPPRIDQLISQSYGLAGKLIDLVEKNEGSVTNMIQQLDRLTTNFNKTLVLLDKTTKNQDVARLLDNAVKISDDMAYFTHNMRSKKAEETYDLVHKLLFRLEPLDGPAIKKFFQEEGVRARIF, from the coding sequence ATGAAGGTTGAAACCAAGGTAGGTTTGCTGGCTCTTGTCTCTGTAGCGCTCATTGTGGTGTTCGCTTACTTTATGGGTTTCATTTCTCCTTTTTCTAACTCTAAAGAACTTAATGTCATGTACAACTATGCTGGTGGAATCGAAGAAGGATCTCCAGTCCGCGTTATGGGTATTAAAGTAGGCAAGGTAAAATCAATTAACTTCGATCCCTCTTTTAAAATGGCTAATGGTGAAGAGGTGAAACTGCGTCTAACAATCACCGTAGATAAAAAAGCCTGGACCAGTGTCCGTAAAGATTCCAAATTTTTCATCAATCTAGCGGGTGTGATCGGGGAAAAGTTTTTAGAAATCTCTCCGGGAAGTGGGGAAGCCGCAGAATTTTCTTCGGGTGACTATGTTCGGGGAGAAGATCCTCCGCGTATCGATCAGTTGATCTCACAAAGCTATGGTTTAGCGGGAAAACTGATTGATCTCGTTGAAAAAAATGAAGGCTCGGTCACCAATATGATTCAGCAGTTGGATAGACTGACGACAAACTTCAACAAAACACTGGTTCTTTTGGATAAAACCACCAAGAATCAAGATGTGGCAAGATTGCTTGATAACGCGGTCAAAATCAGCGATGACATGGCATATTTTACTCACAATATGAGATCTAAGAAAGCGGAAGAAACTTATGACCTTGTTCATAAGCTCCTTTTTAGATTGGAACCATTAGATGGTCCCGCGATTAAAAAGTTCTTTCAGGAAGAAGGCGTAAGAGCCCGTATTTTTTAG